Part of the Candidatus Brocadia sinica JPN1 genome, TGAGATTGTAAGGCAAATCTTATGTGGCAATATGGTATCGCATATGTAAATGGGTAAAACAACAGAATGGAAGTTTTATCTCTTGATGAAGTGGTAAATGCTGTCTGCGGGCATAGAGTATATTTCGATAAAAATATAAAGGTAAAAGGTATATCCACAGACAGCCGAAATATCCGGAAAGGCGATTTGTTTTTTGCGCTCAAAGGAGAGCGGTTTGATGGTCATCAGTTTGTCACGCAGGCAATGAATGCCGGAGCAGTGGGCGCAGTTATTTCAACTGAAATGAAACCGGATTATGGATATAAGAACTTTTCAACAATTCGGGTAAAGGACGCTGTAACGTCTTTAGGTGACCTGGCAAAGTATTATCGTCAAAAATTGAAAACGAAAATTATCGGTATTACGGGGAGTAATGGCAAGACCACGACGAAAGAGATGACGCATCACTTATTGTCTCGTTTTGGTCCGGCAGTAAAATCACAAAAAAGTTTTAATAATTTTATTGGCGTGCCGGTAACTATATTTGAAATAGAAAACAGGCATCAATATGGCGTGCTTGAAATGGGTACAAATGCCCCCGGTGAAATTCGACGTTTATCTGAAATTGGCGCCCCTGATGTTGCAGTAATTGTTAATGTTTCAAAAACGCATCTTGAAGGTCTTGGAAGTATCGAAGGTGTTGCGTTGGCAAAAGGGGAAATAGTAAAAAATCTCGGTAAAGGCGGGGTCTTTGTGTATAACGCCGATGATCCGTGGTGTAGTAAGATTGCCAGCGGATTTGGGGGAGATACGGTAAGTTTTGGTTTTAGCCCTCATGCATCAGTACGATGCACCGACATAAAGAAAAAAGACAGGGGTTATATTTTCGTAATTAATGGAAGCCTTGAAATTTGCTTTCCAATTCCGGGGTATCACAATATTCATAACTGTTTAGCATCATTTGCGGTGTGCCATGCACTGGGTTATAGCATTTACGATCTAAAGGATGTCTTTTCTTCTTTCTTACTGCCCCAAATGAGGATTGAACAACAACGCATCGGGAATATTACAGTCATTAACGATGCATATAATGCAAATCCTGCGTCTGTGCGCGCGGCTCTGGAATATCTCAATGAAATTGACGCAACGGGAAGAAAGGTGTTTATTTGTGGAGACATGCTGGAGTTAGGAAATGAGTCTTTTCTATTACACAGTGAAATTGGGGAAACAGTGGCTCATTACAATATTGATTTGTTATGGACGGTAGGAGAACGCGCATCCGAAATTGCAAAGGCCGCAAAATTGTCCGGTATGCCTGAAAACCAGGTTGTCAGTTTCAAGGATGTCTCGGACATTACAGTATCCAAAATACATGAACTGAGAGAAAACGATATGGTATTAATCAAAGGTTCCAGAGGTATGCATATGGAAAATATTATTGAGAAGTTCAGGAAATTTTCATAAAGCGTTTGTAAATCCATAGCTGTTTTGAATGGGGAAATAATATAATGGTGGAAAAACAAAGATGCTTCTTGTGGGAAAGAATGAGGTTGCCACGGATGTTCTTGCTGAGAATTTTATAAATTAAAGATCATTAAAAAGAGGTTAAAAAGTTTTGCTTTATAATTTGTTTTCTTCGATACATTCGCTGGAAATATTTAAATACATATCCTCTCGCTCATGTCTGGCTGCTTTTACGGCATTTTTTATCAGTATATTCTTTGGTCACTGGTTTATCAAGAAACTTAGGGTGTTGAAGGTTGGAGAGGATACAACAAAAAAAGACTCCGAAGAACTCAAACGTATGCATTTTGACAAAAAGAATACACCAACAATGGGAGGAATTATTGTAATTATCTCTATCTTAATTTCCACGCTGCTTTGGTGTAATATTTATAATGAATATGTTCTCTTATTAATGTTTACGCTAAT contains:
- a CDS encoding UDP-N-acetylmuramoyl-tripeptide--D-alanyl-D-alanine ligase: MEVLSLDEVVNAVCGHRVYFDKNIKVKGISTDSRNIRKGDLFFALKGERFDGHQFVTQAMNAGAVGAVISTEMKPDYGYKNFSTIRVKDAVTSLGDLAKYYRQKLKTKIIGITGSNGKTTTKEMTHHLLSRFGPAVKSQKSFNNFIGVPVTIFEIENRHQYGVLEMGTNAPGEIRRLSEIGAPDVAVIVNVSKTHLEGLGSIEGVALAKGEIVKNLGKGGVFVYNADDPWCSKIASGFGGDTVSFGFSPHASVRCTDIKKKDRGYIFVINGSLEICFPIPGYHNIHNCLASFAVCHALGYSIYDLKDVFSSFLLPQMRIEQQRIGNITVINDAYNANPASVRAALEYLNEIDATGRKVFICGDMLELGNESFLLHSEIGETVAHYNIDLLWTVGERASEIAKAAKLSGMPENQVVSFKDVSDITVSKIHELRENDMVLIKGSRGMHMENIIEKFRKFS